One genomic window of Sulfuricella sp. includes the following:
- a CDS encoding DEAD/DEAH box helicase family protein, producing the protein MAAKEAQARIKLNKLLEEAGWCFFDGAHGKANIVLEPKVKLTKAVIDALGENFEDTSNGFIDFLLLDESGFPLVVLEAKAEDKNPLIGKEQARKYAKSQNCRFIILSNGNLHYFWDLEQGNPHIITRFPSPDSIKGYHRFQPNPQILITELLGKDYIALTQLPNYAAEAGWINHAEREAFTQKNRLRFLRDYQKRAVLAIQDAVAEGHSRFLFEMATGTGKTLTAAAVIKLFLRTGNARRVLFLVDRLELEDQANKAFVAYLKNDYTSVIYKERRDEWRKAEIVVTTVQSLLFNDKYKRLFSPTDFDLVISDEAHRSIGGNARAVFEYFVGYKLGLTATPRDYLKKFDASKPSTRDPREQERRLLLDTYRTFGCESGQPTYRYSLLDGVREGFLINPVVVDARTDITTQLLSDKGYAIAAPNPDGEASEETFFQKDFEKKFFSDATNRLFCETFLKNALRDPVSRELGKSIIFAVSQNHAAKLTQTLNELADAIWPGKYQSDFAVQVTSLIPDAQQYTINFTNNNLLGSTHFLDSYKTSKARVCVTVGMMTTGYDCPDILNLGLMRPIFSPSDFVQIKGRGTRKHNFLEQLFDKALKEQIGKQDKTQFKLFDFFANCEYFEEKFNYDEVLKLPRPGTGEGQDTGGGTTIGPDGQYIYGGTDAVASFAEEPVGAQGMKIDRMFFEGFESTVKANPILQEQVENEQWDQAIDHITTHLFDKPAEFYTLDKLRRAAGVDRRLTLREILEKIFGLIPYFKAKDELLDDEFQKFLLDASTEDIEKQADKIVAMKYFFKAYATDGRLRDIIDKKRLTDLNVNPTFGMTDFKAVPKEWRDKIPEYVKDYVPLNQFM; encoded by the coding sequence ATGGCCGCCAAAGAAGCACAAGCACGAATCAAACTCAACAAACTGCTGGAAGAGGCCGGCTGGTGTTTCTTCGACGGTGCTCATGGCAAGGCCAACATCGTTCTGGAACCCAAGGTCAAGCTGACAAAGGCCGTTATTGATGCCCTTGGCGAAAACTTTGAAGACACCTCCAATGGCTTTATCGACTTCTTGTTATTGGACGAAAGCGGCTTTCCGTTGGTGGTACTTGAAGCCAAGGCCGAGGACAAAAATCCACTGATCGGCAAGGAACAGGCGCGCAAGTATGCCAAATCCCAAAACTGCCGGTTCATCATCCTTTCCAACGGCAACTTGCATTATTTCTGGGACCTGGAGCAAGGCAACCCGCACATCATCACACGCTTTCCTTCGCCGGATTCCATCAAGGGCTATCATCGCTTCCAGCCCAATCCGCAAATACTGATCACTGAGCTGCTGGGCAAGGACTACATTGCGCTCACACAACTGCCGAACTACGCTGCCGAGGCTGGCTGGATCAACCACGCGGAGCGCGAAGCCTTCACCCAGAAAAACCGCCTGCGCTTCCTGCGTGATTACCAGAAGCGCGCTGTGCTGGCGATTCAGGATGCCGTTGCCGAAGGCCATAGCCGCTTCCTGTTCGAGATGGCGACCGGTACCGGCAAGACACTCACTGCCGCCGCTGTCATCAAGCTGTTCCTGCGCACCGGCAACGCCCGGCGCGTGCTGTTTCTGGTGGATCGCCTGGAACTGGAAGATCAGGCCAACAAAGCTTTCGTCGCCTACCTGAAAAACGACTATACCTCGGTCATCTACAAGGAGCGGCGCGACGAATGGCGCAAGGCCGAGATTGTCGTTACCACGGTACAGTCGCTACTGTTTAACGACAAATACAAACGCCTGTTTTCACCCACTGATTTCGACCTGGTGATTTCCGATGAAGCCCACCGCTCCATCGGCGGCAACGCCCGCGCCGTATTCGAGTATTTTGTCGGCTACAAGCTGGGCCTCACCGCCACGCCACGCGATTACCTGAAGAAGTTCGACGCCAGCAAGCCCTCCACCCGCGACCCGCGCGAACAGGAACGGCGACTCCTGCTCGACACCTACCGCACCTTTGGCTGCGAGAGCGGCCAGCCCACTTACCGTTACTCGCTGCTGGATGGCGTGCGCGAAGGTTTCCTCATCAACCCGGTGGTGGTCGATGCGCGCACCGACATCACCACGCAACTGCTGTCCGACAAAGGTTACGCCATCGCGGCACCCAACCCGGATGGCGAGGCCAGCGAAGAAACTTTCTTCCAGAAGGATTTCGAGAAAAAGTTTTTCTCCGACGCAACCAATCGCCTGTTCTGTGAAACCTTCCTGAAAAATGCGCTACGCGATCCGGTCAGCCGAGAACTCGGCAAATCCATCATCTTCGCCGTCAGCCAGAACCACGCCGCCAAGCTTACGCAAACCCTCAACGAACTGGCCGACGCCATCTGGCCCGGCAAGTATCAATCCGATTTCGCCGTGCAGGTCACTTCGCTGATACCGGACGCCCAGCAATACACTATCAATTTCACCAACAACAACTTGCTCGGCTCGACCCATTTTCTCGATAGCTACAAGACCAGCAAGGCGCGCGTTTGCGTAACGGTGGGCATGATGACCACTGGCTACGATTGTCCGGACATACTTAATCTTGGCCTGATGCGCCCGATCTTTTCGCCATCCGATTTCGTCCAGATCAAGGGGCGCGGCACGCGCAAGCATAATTTCCTGGAACAGCTTTTCGACAAGGCGCTCAAGGAGCAGATTGGCAAGCAGGACAAGACCCAATTCAAGCTGTTCGACTTCTTCGCCAACTGCGAATACTTCGAGGAAAAGTTCAACTACGACGAAGTGCTCAAGCTGCCGCGACCGGGGACGGGTGAAGGACAGGACACCGGCGGCGGGACTACCATCGGCCCGGATGGTCAATATATCTACGGCGGCACTGATGCGGTGGCCTCATTCGCCGAGGAACCGGTCGGTGCACAGGGCATGAAAATCGACCGCATGTTCTTCGAAGGCTTCGAGAGCACGGTGAAAGCCAACCCTATCTTGCAGGAGCAGGTAGAAAACGAGCAATGGGACCAAGCCATCGACCACATCACCACGCATCTTTTCGACAAGCCCGCCGAGTTCTACACGCTGGACAAATTGCGCCGCGCCGCCGGGGTGGATCGCCGCCTGACACTGCGCGAGATTCTGGAAAAGATTTTCGGCCTGATTCCCTATTTCAAGGCCAAGGACGAACTGCTCGACGACGAATTCCAGAAGTTCCTGCTCGATGCCTCGACCGAGGACATCGAAAAGCAGGCCGACAAGATCGTCGCCATGAAGTACTTCTTCAAAGCCTATGCCACCGATGGCCGGTTGCGCGACATCATCGACAAAAAGCGCCTGACCGACCTCAACGTTAATCCCACCTTCGGCATGACCGACTTCAAGGCCGTGCCCAAGGAATGGCGCGACAAGATACCCGAGTACGTGAAAGACTACGTGCCTCTCAATCAGTTCATGTAA
- a CDS encoding N-6 DNA methylase encodes MLDTDTKRRIDSCRDILVGKVPDPKSQVEQITIALIYKFMDDMDAEAEELGGARSFFAGDYAKYGWAKLMAPSMGGFDVLALYSEAIGKMNENPGVPPLFRDIFKNAYLPYRDPETLRSFLKEINGFTYDHSERLGDAFEYLLSVLGSQGDAGQFRTPRHIIDFMVEIVDPKKNESILDPACGTAGFLISAWKHILKHNTKERSGDLLTPDERQYLAANIHGYDISPDMVRLSLVNLYLHGFTDPHVVEYDTLTSEEKWNETADIILANPPFMSPKGGIKPHKRFSVQASRSEVLFVDYMAEHLSPQGRAAIVVPEGIIFQSGTAYKQLREMLVKNSLVAVVSLPAGVFNPYSGVKTSILILDKRLAKTTDSVLFVKVENDGYNLGAQRRAVTGSGLPEAQRHLREFFSNAEAFENSAMAHKVERARIGENGEWNLSGERYRDRETTASEYPHVPLATIAEIAAGNSAPQDAKYFENGKFRFVRTSDVGAVHLSDSFASSADRLNELAVEELRLRLFPPGTILFPKSGASTFLNHRVVLKESAYVSSHLAAIICDLSKALPAFVYRLLCEIDARTLTPDQAYPSLKLPDIGGISIPLPPLKIQEEIVAEIEGYQKIIDGARQVVENYRSRINVQPDWPLIPLSELFSTKSGTTPRRDNPAYFSGGHIPWVKTLDLSDGPIHDTEERVTDLALAETHLEILPKGTVLIAMYGGFNQIGRTGVLEIGAVHNQAMTALLPTPKVEPYYLNAIFVSFREHWKTVANSTRKDPNITKSDVINFLLPLPDIDTQRAIVTEIEAEQALVNANKELITRFEVKIKAAINRVWSEAE; translated from the coding sequence ATGCTCGACACCGACACCAAGCGGCGCATCGACTCTTGCCGCGATATTCTTGTCGGCAAAGTACCCGACCCCAAATCCCAGGTCGAACAGATCACCATCGCGCTTATCTACAAGTTCATGGACGACATGGACGCCGAGGCCGAGGAGTTGGGCGGCGCGCGCAGCTTCTTTGCTGGCGACTATGCCAAATACGGCTGGGCCAAACTCATGGCCCCCAGCATGGGCGGCTTCGATGTGCTTGCGCTGTATTCCGAAGCCATCGGCAAGATGAACGAAAACCCCGGCGTCCCGCCGCTGTTCCGCGACATCTTCAAGAACGCCTATCTGCCTTACCGCGACCCTGAAACATTACGTAGTTTCCTCAAGGAAATAAACGGCTTCACCTACGACCACTCTGAGCGACTGGGCGATGCCTTCGAATACCTGCTTTCCGTGCTTGGTAGCCAAGGCGATGCCGGTCAATTCCGCACCCCGCGCCACATCATCGATTTCATGGTCGAGATCGTCGACCCGAAGAAGAACGAAAGCATTCTCGACCCGGCCTGCGGCACGGCGGGCTTCCTGATTTCCGCCTGGAAGCACATCCTCAAGCACAACACCAAGGAGCGCAGCGGCGACCTGCTCACCCCCGACGAGCGCCAATACCTCGCCGCCAACATCCACGGCTACGACATCTCGCCCGACATGGTGCGCCTGTCGCTGGTCAACCTGTACCTGCACGGTTTCACCGATCCGCACGTCGTCGAATACGACACGCTGACCAGCGAAGAGAAGTGGAACGAAACCGCCGACATCATCCTTGCAAACCCGCCTTTCATGTCGCCGAAGGGCGGTATCAAGCCGCACAAACGTTTTTCGGTGCAGGCCAGTCGCTCGGAAGTGTTGTTCGTTGATTACATGGCCGAGCACCTCAGCCCGCAAGGCCGTGCCGCCATCGTTGTGCCGGAAGGGATCATTTTCCAGAGCGGCACCGCCTACAAGCAACTACGTGAAATGCTGGTAAAGAACTCGCTGGTGGCGGTGGTATCACTGCCTGCCGGGGTGTTCAATCCTTACAGCGGCGTCAAGACCTCGATTCTGATTCTTGATAAACGATTGGCGAAAACCACTGATTCGGTGCTTTTCGTCAAAGTGGAAAACGATGGCTACAACCTCGGCGCACAACGGCGCGCGGTGACGGGGAGCGGCCTGCCGGAAGCTCAACGGCACCTGCGTGAGTTTTTTTCCAATGCCGAGGCTTTTGAAAATAGTGCGATGGCGCACAAGGTAGAGCGGGCGCGGATAGGTGAGAACGGTGAATGGAATCTGAGCGGGGAGCGCTACCGTGACAGGGAAACGACTGCCAGCGAGTATCCTCATGTGCCCCTCGCTACCATAGCCGAGATCGCCGCAGGCAATTCTGCGCCGCAGGATGCCAAGTACTTCGAAAATGGCAAATTTCGCTTTGTGCGGACTTCGGATGTCGGAGCGGTTCATCTTTCTGATTCGTTCGCCAGCAGTGCCGACAGGTTGAATGAGTTAGCCGTGGAAGAACTACGGCTACGACTGTTTCCGCCAGGCACGATTCTGTTTCCCAAGAGCGGCGCTTCGACATTTCTGAACCATCGCGTGGTTCTGAAGGAAAGCGCCTATGTTTCCAGCCACCTTGCCGCAATCATTTGTGACCTCAGCAAAGCATTACCAGCGTTTGTCTATCGTCTGCTATGCGAGATTGACGCACGGACGCTTACGCCGGATCAGGCATATCCATCTCTGAAACTGCCGGACATAGGTGGAATATCAATTCCCCTCCCGCCCCTCAAAATTCAGGAGGAAATCGTCGCGGAAATCGAGGGCTATCAGAAGATCATCGACGGCGCCCGGCAGGTGGTAGAGAACTACCGGTCGCGAATCAATGTGCAACCGGATTGGCCGCTTATTCCACTCAGCGAGTTGTTCAGTACAAAATCAGGCACAACCCCAAGGAGAGATAACCCCGCCTATTTTTCAGGCGGACACATTCCATGGGTGAAGACGCTCGATCTGAGCGATGGGCCAATCCACGACACCGAGGAGCGGGTTACTGACTTGGCACTTGCCGAAACTCATTTGGAGATTTTGCCGAAAGGCACTGTATTGATCGCGATGTATGGCGGGTTCAACCAGATTGGGCGAACTGGTGTTTTGGAGATTGGAGCCGTCCATAATCAAGCGATGACCGCACTACTGCCGACTCCCAAAGTCGAACCCTACTACCTCAATGCGATATTCGTGTCGTTCAGAGAACATTGGAAGACGGTTGCCAACAGCACCCGGAAAGACCCGAACATCACCAAGAGTGACGTTATCAATTTCCTTCTCCCCCTTCCAGATATTGACACCCAGCGCGCCATCGTCACCGAAATCGAGGCCGAGCAAGCCCTAGTCAACGCCAACAAGGAACTGATCACCCGCTTCGAAGTCAAGATCAAAGCCGCCATCAACCGCGTCTGGTCTGAAGCCGAGTAA
- a CDS encoding formate hydrogenlyase, translating into MTLAQQLINLFAALLLLISFAMLAQRRVLTLINLFAWQGLILAISAAVVAWTSNQHHLYYSAGLTLLLKVLVLPWLLHRLIRKLDIKWDVETLLNIPTTMLIGIVLVVFAFNLALPISALSSTVTKSTLGIALATVLLSFMMMITRRKAVPQVIGFLAMENGLFFAATSATYGMPMVVELGIALDVLVGTFIFGIFFFHIRETFDSLDIKHMEKLKED; encoded by the coding sequence ATGACCCTGGCCCAGCAACTCATCAACCTGTTCGCCGCCCTGCTGCTGCTGATCTCATTCGCCATGCTGGCGCAGCGCCGCGTGCTCACCCTGATCAACCTGTTCGCCTGGCAAGGGCTGATTCTGGCGATTTCCGCCGCGGTGGTGGCGTGGACCTCGAACCAGCATCACCTCTATTATTCCGCCGGGCTCACCCTGTTGCTGAAGGTGCTGGTCCTGCCCTGGCTGCTGCACCGCCTGATTCGCAAGCTCGACATCAAGTGGGACGTGGAAACCCTGCTCAACATCCCCACCACCATGCTGATTGGCATCGTCCTGGTGGTGTTCGCCTTCAACCTGGCCCTGCCGATTTCCGCGCTCTCCTCCACCGTCACCAAAAGCACGCTGGGCATCGCCCTGGCCACGGTGCTGCTCTCCTTCATGATGATGATCACGCGGCGCAAGGCGGTGCCCCAGGTGATCGGCTTCCTCGCCATGGAAAACGGCCTGTTCTTCGCCGCCACCAGCGCCACCTACGGCATGCCCATGGTGGTGGAACTGGGCATCGCGCTGGACGTGCTGGTGGGCACCTTCATCTTCGGCATTTTCTTCTTCCACATCCGCGAGACGTTCGACAGCCTGGACATCAAGCACATGGAAAAGCTGAAAGAGGACTGA
- a CDS encoding DNA-binding protein, with protein MAEDLTTSQRERQNILNNRYALAKAEAHLALGGLPYDGESVFTKAQAAELFEVDDRTIERYLASNGDELSQNGYRLLKGKSLKNFKLAHVSDINVGDKAATLGVFSFRALLNLAMLLTESEKARAIRSRILDIVLDVVAERSGGHTKFINQRDQDYLPAAYQEFSYRQVFTDALRDCLSMGDMKYSIYTDKIYKAIFKENAQQYRQILKLADKDNTRETMYAEVLRTIASFESGLAGHMQQFVEAQGRKLTPRELDAMIADAEASPYMKPILDDARSRMASRDLCFRDALHHALESYVQTVPEADFERFLGETSRTLEERLSDPETLAVFKRLKDR; from the coding sequence ATGGCTGAAGACCTGACCACCTCGCAGCGCGAGCGCCAGAATATTCTCAATAACCGCTATGCCTTGGCAAAGGCCGAGGCGCATCTGGCGTTGGGCGGTTTGCCTTATGACGGTGAGAGTGTATTTACCAAGGCCCAAGCCGCAGAACTGTTTGAGGTAGACGACCGCACCATCGAGCGCTACCTGGCCAGCAACGGGGACGAACTGAGCCAAAACGGTTATCGCCTGTTAAAGGGAAAATCTCTTAAAAACTTCAAGTTAGCCCATGTCTCCGACATCAATGTCGGAGACAAGGCGGCAACCCTTGGGGTGTTCAGCTTCCGGGCGCTGCTTAATCTCGCCATGTTGCTGACCGAAAGCGAGAAAGCCCGCGCCATCCGTAGCCGTATTCTGGACATCGTGCTGGACGTGGTAGCGGAACGCTCCGGCGGGCATACCAAGTTCATCAACCAGCGCGACCAGGATTACTTGCCTGCGGCGTACCAGGAATTCAGCTACCGGCAAGTGTTTACCGATGCCCTGCGTGATTGCCTGTCGATGGGCGATATGAAATACAGCATTTACACGGACAAGATTTACAAGGCAATTTTCAAGGAAAACGCCCAGCAGTATCGCCAGATTCTGAAGCTGGCCGACAAGGACAATACCCGTGAAACCATGTATGCGGAGGTGCTGCGCACCATCGCCAGTTTTGAAAGTGGACTGGCAGGCCACATGCAGCAATTTGTTGAAGCTCAGGGGCGCAAACTGACCCCGCGCGAACTGGATGCCATGATTGCCGATGCGGAAGCCAGCCCATACATGAAACCAATCCTGGACGATGCGCGCAGCCGTATGGCAAGCCGTGATTTGTGTTTCAGGGATGCCTTGCATCATGCGCTGGAGTCGTATGTTCAGACCGTGCCGGAAGCCGACTTTGAGCGCTTCTTGGGAGAAACCAGCCGGACGCTGGAAGAGCGATTAAGCGATCCTGAAACGCTAGCGGTATTCAAGCGCCTTAAAGATCGGTGA
- a CDS encoding NADH-quinone oxidoreductase subunit H gives MNTTTLLFQLFQNALVLLAAPLLLGWVNNCRAWMQGRSAAGIFQPYRNLAKLFHKDAVLANSASPLFRYTPYALFVSMWLAAAMVPVLAIDLPLSNAVDVIALVGIFALARVFIALAAMDIGTSFGTLGARREMLVSFLAEPALLMVFFSASMIAHSTSLTTIVETFAHKQFVIHPSLAFGGIAFLMVLLAENSRIPVDNPSTHLELTMIHEAMILEYSARHLALIEWASAMKLFAYVTIGIALFLPWGIAEAGNWGAVPLALVILALKLAAAGFGLALLESVSAKLRIFRAPEYLGTAFLLAVLGILTLNLLKV, from the coding sequence ATGAACACCACCACCCTGCTCTTCCAGTTGTTCCAGAACGCGCTGGTGCTCCTGGCCGCCCCGCTGCTGCTCGGCTGGGTCAACAATTGCCGCGCCTGGATGCAGGGCCGCAGCGCCGCCGGCATTTTCCAGCCCTACCGCAACCTGGCCAAGCTGTTCCACAAGGATGCCGTGCTGGCCAACAGCGCCTCCCCCCTCTTCCGCTACACCCCCTACGCCCTGTTTGTCAGCATGTGGCTGGCGGCGGCGATGGTTCCGGTGCTGGCGATCGACCTGCCTCTTTCCAACGCGGTGGACGTGATCGCCCTGGTGGGGATTTTCGCCCTGGCGCGCGTGTTCATCGCCCTGGCGGCGATGGACATCGGCACCTCCTTCGGCACCCTGGGCGCCCGGCGCGAGATGCTGGTTTCCTTTCTCGCCGAGCCGGCCCTGCTGATGGTATTTTTCAGCGCTTCCATGATCGCGCATTCGACCTCATTGACCACCATCGTGGAAACCTTCGCCCACAAACAGTTCGTGATCCATCCCAGCCTGGCGTTTGGCGGCATCGCCTTTCTCATGGTGCTGCTGGCGGAAAATTCCCGCATCCCGGTGGACAATCCCTCCACCCACCTCGAACTGACCATGATCCACGAAGCCATGATCCTGGAATATTCGGCGCGTCATCTGGCCCTGATCGAATGGGCCAGCGCCATGAAGCTGTTCGCCTACGTCACCATCGGCATCGCCCTGTTCCTGCCCTGGGGCATTGCCGAGGCCGGCAACTGGGGCGCCGTGCCGCTGGCGCTGGTGATCCTGGCGCTCAAGCTCGCCGCCGCCGGCTTCGGCCTGGCGCTGCTCGAATCGGTTTCCGCCAAACTGCGCATCTTCCGCGCGCCGGAATACCTCGGCACCGCGTTCCTGCTTGCCGTGCTGGGCATCCTCACTTTGAACTTGCTGAAGGTGTGA
- the hyfB gene encoding hydrogenase 4 subunit B: protein MLPIDYTLCVIALWLVLAMLGLALQGSPRLITRLIFPVGALASLALAATALAALGQTPNVAVLPLGLPDLPFHLRLDALSAFFLLILGAASFGISLYSAGYFRSMAGNTLGLLTFEYHLFLASMALVLLADDAYLFMVAWETMAISSYFLVTTDHKIPEIRSAGFIYLLIAHIGAIAILMSFGVLQGGHGDYTFATMRHNELSPLWTSVAFLLALFGFGAKAGMLPLHIWLPEAHPAAPSPVSAMMSGIMLKTAIYGILRVTFDFLHTHQWWWGILALTLGLATMLYGVLFAAVQSDMKRLLAYSSIENIGILIAGIGLAILFHANHQDQVAALALVATLYHALNHSFFKSLLFLGTGSVLHATGERNMGKLGGLIHKMPWVALLVLIGMLAISGLPPLNGFVSEWLLLQSFLLAPAMPQLYLNMLLPLGAAALVLGGALAAYAMVKFYGVIFLGQPREEKLSEAHDAGLLERAGLLWLAGGCLVLGLAPVFFILLIDNVALVLVGHDLGGTAASTGWLWLTPVAAERASYSPLILFLIILSGTLLTFFAVRKFYHGRVRRGPAWDCGYPAQTARMQDSAEGFGQPIRQIFDFFFGVIREVPSPFDSKPHYHGETHDRLWNLLYLPAASLVEKLSALIGKMQHGRIPLYLMYSFVTLIALLAFAR from the coding sequence ATGCTGCCCATCGACTATACCCTCTGTGTGATTGCCTTATGGCTGGTGCTTGCCATGCTCGGCCTGGCATTGCAGGGCAGCCCCCGGCTCATCACCCGGCTCATCTTTCCTGTCGGCGCGCTCGCTTCCCTGGCGCTGGCGGCCACCGCCCTCGCCGCACTGGGCCAGACTCCCAACGTCGCCGTTCTGCCGCTGGGCCTGCCGGACTTGCCATTTCATCTCCGCCTCGATGCCCTGTCGGCCTTTTTCCTGCTGATCCTCGGGGCTGCCTCTTTCGGCATATCCCTTTACAGCGCGGGCTATTTCCGCAGCATGGCGGGCAACACGCTCGGCCTGCTCACCTTCGAATATCACCTTTTTCTGGCCAGCATGGCGCTGGTGCTGCTGGCGGACGATGCCTACCTGTTCATGGTGGCATGGGAAACCATGGCGATTTCGTCCTATTTCCTGGTCACCACCGACCACAAGATTCCCGAGATCCGCAGCGCCGGTTTCATCTACCTGCTGATCGCCCACATCGGCGCCATCGCCATCCTGATGAGTTTCGGCGTGCTGCAGGGCGGCCATGGCGACTATACTTTTGCCACCATGCGCCATAACGAGCTGTCCCCGCTATGGACCAGCGTGGCCTTCCTGCTCGCCCTGTTCGGCTTCGGCGCCAAGGCCGGCATGCTGCCGCTGCATATCTGGCTGCCAGAGGCCCACCCCGCGGCCCCTTCGCCGGTTTCCGCGATGATGAGCGGTATCATGCTGAAGACCGCGATTTACGGCATTCTGCGGGTCACTTTCGATTTCCTCCACACCCACCAGTGGTGGTGGGGCATCCTGGCCCTGACCCTGGGACTGGCAACCATGCTCTATGGCGTGCTGTTCGCGGCGGTGCAGTCCGACATGAAACGTCTGCTGGCCTATTCCTCGATCGAAAACATCGGCATCCTGATTGCCGGCATCGGCCTGGCCATCCTGTTCCACGCCAATCACCAGGACCAGGTAGCCGCCCTTGCCCTGGTCGCCACGCTTTACCATGCGCTCAACCACTCTTTCTTCAAATCCCTGCTGTTCCTCGGTACCGGTTCGGTGCTGCACGCCACCGGCGAGCGCAATATGGGCAAGCTCGGCGGCCTGATCCACAAGATGCCGTGGGTGGCGCTATTGGTGCTGATCGGCATGCTTGCCATTTCAGGTCTGCCGCCGCTCAATGGCTTCGTCTCGGAATGGCTGTTGTTGCAGTCTTTCCTGCTCGCGCCTGCCATGCCGCAACTCTACCTCAACATGCTGCTGCCCCTGGGCGCGGCCGCGCTGGTGCTGGGCGGAGCGCTGGCGGCCTACGCCATGGTCAAGTTCTACGGCGTGATTTTCCTCGGCCAGCCACGCGAGGAAAAGCTGAGTGAAGCGCATGATGCCGGCCTGCTCGAGCGGGCCGGCCTGCTGTGGCTGGCTGGCGGGTGCCTGGTGCTCGGACTGGCGCCGGTGTTTTTCATTCTGCTCATCGACAACGTCGCCCTGGTGCTGGTAGGGCATGATCTTGGCGGCACGGCAGCCAGCACCGGCTGGCTGTGGCTCACCCCCGTGGCCGCGGAGCGCGCCAGCTATAGTCCGCTGATCCTGTTCCTGATCATTCTTTCCGGTACCCTGCTCACCTTCTTCGCCGTGCGCAAGTTCTACCATGGCCGGGTGCGGCGTGGTCCGGCCTGGGATTGCGGCTACCCGGCCCAGACCGCGCGCATGCAGGATAGCGCGGAAGGCTTCGGCCAGCCGATCCGGCAGATTTTCGATTTCTTTTTTGGCGTAATTCGCGAAGTGCCCAGCCCCTTCGACAGCAAACCCCATTACCACGGCGAAACTCACGACCGGCTATGGAATCTGCTGTATCTGCCCGCCGCCAGCCTGGTCGAAAAACTTTCCGCCCTGATCGGCAAAATGCAGCACGGGCGCATTCCGCTCTACCTGATGTACAGCTTCGTTACCCTGATTGCCTTGCTGGCGTTTGCACGATGA
- a CDS encoding type II toxin-antitoxin system death-on-curing family toxin — protein MSDIRIFYFDAAHAIREHDWIIENSGGLAGIREIGYLESVLDHIQNDLYYPEFEGKLSHLIFAINKFHAFNDGNKRSSIALGAYFLELNGFDYCVTKFVCEMENIAVWLAEDKIGKELLGEIVVSIIMDDDYPEDLKLRILHAVSGETGP, from the coding sequence ATGAGCGACATCCGGATATTCTATTTCGATGCCGCCCACGCGATTCGGGAGCATGACTGGATCATCGAAAATTCAGGTGGCTTGGCTGGTATCCGGGAAATCGGCTACCTTGAGAGTGTTCTTGATCATATCCAGAACGACCTCTACTACCCGGAGTTTGAGGGAAAACTGTCGCACCTCATTTTTGCCATCAACAAATTTCATGCTTTCAATGATGGCAACAAGCGTTCCAGCATCGCCTTGGGTGCGTATTTCCTTGAATTGAATGGCTTTGACTACTGTGTCACCAAATTTGTCTGTGAAATGGAAAACATCGCGGTCTGGCTGGCTGAGGACAAAATTGGTAAAGAACTACTTGGTGAAATCGTGGTATCCATAATCATGGATGATGATTATCCGGAAGATTTGAAGTTAAGGATTCTTCATGCGGTTAGTGGTGAGACCGGACCTTGA